The Algoriphagus halophilus genome window below encodes:
- the eat gene encoding ethanolamine permease produces the protein MNQEKTELKRTLGPFMLWGLGVGYVISGMYFGWNLGLAEGGTLGLAVATLFIIIMYVTFTFSYTEMACAIPKAGGAFDYARLGLGKNWGFLAGMAQSIEFIFAPPAIAAAIGAYFNVFFPEISITTIAITAYLIFTLINISGVKFAAYFELIITIIAVAELLLFSGVSFTEFKFENLSQNALPNGWGGAFAAIPFAIWFFLAIEGVANVAEEAKNPQRNILIGFGSALLTLVILCLLTFTSSIGVAGWEAIVYPPGSMEPSDSPLPLALAKIVGESNILYHLLITVGLFGLVASFHGIILAAGRSTLELGRERYVTPIVGKVHPKTKTPVNALIVNMGIGILALLTGKTGEIITIACFGALTLYIVSMIAFFALRKNHADLERPFHVPAFPYFPAIALVIAIIAMVAMSIYNLTLMAIFWGLVGFGYVSFRWYQRKG, from the coding sequence ATGAATCAGGAAAAAACTGAATTAAAACGTACGCTCGGGCCATTTATGCTTTGGGGGCTAGGCGTAGGTTATGTAATTTCGGGAATGTACTTCGGCTGGAACCTCGGTTTGGCGGAAGGAGGCACCCTGGGATTGGCTGTGGCCACCCTATTTATCATTATCATGTATGTGACTTTTACCTTTAGCTACACGGAGATGGCCTGTGCCATTCCCAAAGCCGGAGGTGCTTTTGATTATGCCCGATTAGGACTGGGTAAAAACTGGGGATTCTTGGCCGGAATGGCTCAAAGTATCGAGTTTATCTTCGCTCCACCTGCCATCGCCGCAGCCATCGGAGCCTATTTCAATGTGTTTTTCCCGGAGATCAGCATCACCACCATTGCCATCACTGCCTATTTGATTTTCACTTTGATCAATATCTCCGGGGTGAAGTTTGCGGCCTACTTCGAACTCATCATTACCATCATCGCTGTAGCCGAACTTCTACTCTTTTCGGGCGTGAGTTTTACCGAATTCAAGTTTGAGAACTTGAGCCAAAATGCACTTCCCAACGGTTGGGGAGGCGCTTTTGCAGCCATTCCATTTGCAATATGGTTTTTCTTAGCAATCGAAGGTGTGGCCAATGTAGCCGAAGAAGCCAAAAACCCACAACGCAATATCCTGATCGGTTTCGGTTCCGCTTTGCTGACCCTAGTGATTTTATGTTTGCTGACCTTTACCTCCTCCATCGGGGTGGCAGGATGGGAAGCCATCGTCTATCCTCCGGGAAGTATGGAGCCCTCCGACTCTCCCCTTCCCTTGGCCTTGGCCAAGATTGTAGGTGAAAGCAATATTCTCTACCATTTACTGATTACAGTGGGATTGTTTGGATTGGTGGCCTCCTTTCATGGGATTATTCTGGCTGCAGGAAGATCTACCCTGGAACTAGGACGTGAGCGCTATGTGACGCCAATTGTAGGGAAAGTCCATCCTAAAACCAAGACTCCGGTGAACGCCCTTATTGTCAATATGGGTATCGGGATCTTGGCATTGCTTACTGGTAAAACCGGTGAAATCATCACCATCGCCTGTTTCGGGGCCTTGACCTTATACATTGTATCGATGATTGCCTTTTTTGCCTTGCGGAAAAACCATGCGGACTTAGAGCGTCCTTTCCATGTTCCCGCTTTTCCTTATTTCCCTGCCATTGCGTTAGTGATTGCGATCATCGCCATGGTTGCCATGAGTATTTATAACCTGACTTTAATGGCCATTTTCTGGGGATTGGTAGGTTTTGGGTATGTGAGTTTCAGATGGTATCAGAGGAAGGGGTAA
- a CDS encoding serine hydrolase domain-containing protein — translation MKSLSYLITLFCFLLFSCGNQETQTDPIQNEIAAIENGLISPFVVKGDSIQTMNIYERMEHYHVPGVSIAVVKDGKLHWAKGYGIANTATGDSVTIETIFQAGSISKPLAALGALKLVQEGKMDLNEDINTYLKGWQVPENKFTETEKVTLERLLTHTAGMTVHGFPGYTQTDTFPDIITVLEGKGNTPTIFVDTIPGSIWRYSGGGYTVMEKAVEDVSGQPLDVFLAENVLESIGMNHSTFGQPLPQNHQVNFSAAYDSDGKLIEGLYHNYPEQAAAGLWTTPSDLAKYYLEIQAIRSGKTDGVLSKELIDQMLTEHKNRWGLGPALGERDGKVVFAHGGKNAGFSNDMMGYADQGDAIIVMTSADGGVRLMSEIMRGISHYYDMNLRNPGEVELADLSQEQLEHLAGSYQLDRPLNGIENYVVEVSVQGKNIFVYDPNNGDENLLSPTSETDFVDLSTGDRVKFQPSENPVGMLWGGSFQFYKVEE, via the coding sequence ATGAAAAGTCTATCCTACCTGATTACTCTTTTTTGCTTCCTCTTATTTTCTTGCGGAAATCAAGAAACTCAAACTGATCCCATCCAAAATGAAATTGCTGCCATAGAAAATGGCCTGATTTCTCCCTTTGTGGTCAAGGGCGATTCCATCCAGACAATGAATATCTATGAGCGAATGGAACACTATCACGTTCCAGGAGTGAGTATTGCTGTAGTAAAAGATGGAAAACTACATTGGGCCAAAGGATATGGCATCGCCAATACTGCAACCGGAGATTCCGTGACTATTGAAACCATTTTTCAAGCCGGATCCATCAGTAAACCACTGGCTGCTTTGGGTGCACTCAAATTGGTGCAGGAAGGAAAAATGGATTTGAATGAAGATATCAACACCTATCTCAAAGGTTGGCAAGTCCCTGAAAACAAATTCACCGAAACTGAAAAAGTAACACTTGAAAGACTGTTGACGCATACCGCAGGAATGACCGTTCATGGCTTCCCAGGCTATACCCAAACTGACACTTTCCCTGATATAATCACCGTTTTGGAAGGAAAGGGCAATACCCCGACGATCTTTGTGGATACCATTCCAGGAAGCATTTGGAGGTACTCAGGAGGTGGTTATACCGTCATGGAGAAAGCTGTGGAAGATGTTTCAGGACAACCCTTGGATGTGTTTTTAGCTGAAAATGTATTAGAGTCAATAGGAATGAACCATAGTACTTTCGGCCAACCCCTCCCTCAAAATCACCAAGTCAATTTCAGCGCTGCTTATGATAGTGATGGAAAACTAATTGAGGGGTTGTATCATAATTACCCGGAACAAGCTGCGGCCGGCCTTTGGACTACTCCTTCTGATTTGGCCAAGTATTACCTGGAAATCCAAGCCATTCGATCCGGTAAAACTGATGGAGTCCTTTCCAAAGAGCTAATAGATCAAATGCTTACCGAGCACAAAAACCGTTGGGGGTTAGGCCCTGCTTTAGGGGAACGCGACGGGAAAGTTGTCTTTGCCCATGGTGGAAAAAATGCAGGCTTCAGCAATGACATGATGGGCTATGCAGATCAGGGAGATGCCATTATTGTAATGACAAGCGCCGATGGTGGGGTACGATTGATGTCAGAAATTATGAGGGGCATTTCTCATTATTACGATATGAATTTGAGAAATCCAGGCGAGGTAGAACTTGCTGACTTATCACAGGAACAACTGGAGCATCTTGCCGGATCCTATCAATTGGATAGACCTTTGAATGGAATTGAAAATTATGTAGTGGAAGTGAGCGTCCAAGGAAAAAATATCTTTGTTTACGATCCCAACAATGGCGACGAAAACCTGCTCTCCCCCACTTCAGAAACTGATTTTGTAGACTTGAGCACTGGCGACCGGGTGAAATTCCAGCCTTCCGAAAATCCGGTTGGAATGCTCTGGGGAGGAAGTTTTCAGTTTTATAAAGTGGAGGAGTGA
- a CDS encoding ethanolamine ammonia-lyase subunit EutB, with protein MVYQHTIGNFSYTFPDLKTVLAKASPEKSGDQLAGLAASSEKERMAAKLVLAELPIKLFLSEEVIPAEIDAVSQLVQDSFDHKAFQPISHLTIGDFRNWLLDYQTDGKKIAQISPGLTPEMVAAVSKIMANQDLILAASKIRVISKFRNTLGLKGHFSTRLQPNHATDDAKGIMASTIDGLLYGVGDAVIGINPVSDSAETTLRLLEMLEKLRLQYEIPTQSCILSHVTTTLELIARKAPVDLIFQSIGGTEATNTSFGFSLDTLEEAYQAGKELNRGSIGDNFMYFETGQGSAHSANAHHGVDQQTCEVRAYAVARKFKPLLVNTVVGFIGPEYLYDGKQVIRAGLEDHFCGKLMGLPMGCDICYTNHIDADQDDMDNLLTLLGVAGCNFIMGIPGADDVMLNYQSTSFHDQLYIRQVLGLKRAPEFDEWLLKMNLIDATGKVLDVQGNKLLEL; from the coding sequence ATGGTTTACCAGCATACCATCGGCAATTTTTCATATACTTTTCCCGATCTCAAAACCGTTTTAGCAAAGGCCTCCCCAGAAAAATCAGGGGATCAACTGGCAGGTCTGGCAGCTTCCTCCGAAAAGGAACGCATGGCCGCCAAACTCGTATTGGCCGAATTACCCATCAAACTTTTCCTATCCGAAGAAGTGATCCCGGCCGAAATTGATGCAGTTTCACAATTGGTTCAAGATAGTTTTGATCACAAAGCCTTCCAACCCATCTCCCATCTGACAATAGGAGATTTTAGAAATTGGCTGTTGGATTACCAAACCGATGGGAAAAAAATCGCTCAGATTAGTCCTGGCTTGACTCCGGAAATGGTCGCTGCAGTCAGTAAAATCATGGCCAACCAAGACCTGATCTTGGCTGCTTCCAAAATCCGAGTCATTAGCAAATTCAGAAATACCTTAGGCCTCAAGGGTCACTTTTCCACAAGACTCCAACCCAACCATGCCACGGACGATGCCAAAGGAATCATGGCCAGCACCATCGACGGATTGCTCTATGGAGTAGGCGATGCGGTGATCGGAATCAATCCCGTTTCGGATTCTGCAGAGACTACCCTACGACTATTAGAAATGCTGGAAAAGCTCCGGCTGCAATACGAAATTCCCACCCAATCCTGTATTCTTTCGCATGTGACCACCACCTTAGAACTCATCGCAAGAAAAGCGCCTGTGGATTTGATTTTTCAGTCCATTGGAGGCACCGAAGCTACCAATACCAGTTTTGGCTTTAGCTTGGATACTTTGGAAGAAGCCTATCAAGCGGGCAAAGAACTGAATCGAGGAAGCATCGGGGATAATTTCATGTACTTCGAAACAGGCCAGGGAAGTGCACATTCTGCCAATGCTCATCATGGAGTCGATCAGCAAACCTGTGAAGTTCGGGCCTATGCAGTGGCGAGAAAATTCAAGCCCCTTTTGGTCAATACCGTAGTAGGATTTATAGGTCCAGAATACTTGTATGATGGAAAACAAGTGATCCGAGCTGGATTGGAAGATCATTTCTGTGGTAAACTGATGGGCCTTCCTATGGGTTGCGATATCTGTTATACCAACCACATCGATGCAGATCAGGATGACATGGATAACCTACTGACCTTACTGGGAGTAGCAGGCTGCAACTTTATCATGGGAATCCCTGGTGCCGACGATGTGATGCTCAATTACCAAAGTACCTCCTTCCACGATCAACTTTACATCCGACAGGTGTTGGGGCTCAAAAGGGCCCCGGAATTTGACGAGTGGCTGCTTAAAATGAATCTGATAGACGCTACCGGAAAAGTCTTGGACGTTCAGGGAAATAAATTGCTAGAGCTATGA
- the eutC gene encoding ethanolamine ammonia-lyase subunit EutC, translating into MSEQTNPWEKLKAYTDARIALGRTGGSLKTHELLQFRKDHALAKDAVWTEMDIPHLEEGLQDLKLKSLILQSQAESRENYIKRPDLGRKLDENSKQAIRNLKLATSDLSIILSDGLSAQAIALHALPFLQELLPKLSGYSLAPISIVKQGRVAISDEIGELFSSKLAIILIGERPGLSSPYSMGIYLTYNPKAGNTDEKRNCISNIRAGGLPYAYAAEKLAFLTSEALRLKLSGVHLKDTFDHHLLNNESGKN; encoded by the coding sequence ATGAGTGAACAAACCAACCCTTGGGAAAAACTCAAAGCCTATACCGATGCCCGAATTGCCTTAGGAAGAACGGGCGGAAGTCTCAAAACCCATGAGCTGCTCCAATTCCGAAAAGACCATGCCTTGGCGAAAGATGCGGTTTGGACCGAAATGGATATCCCTCATCTGGAAGAAGGACTCCAAGATCTCAAGCTGAAAAGCCTGATTTTGCAAAGCCAAGCCGAAAGCCGTGAAAACTATATCAAAAGGCCTGATTTGGGCAGAAAATTGGATGAAAATTCCAAACAAGCCATTCGGAATTTAAAATTGGCTACATCCGATCTTTCCATCATCTTGTCTGATGGGCTTAGTGCACAGGCAATTGCCTTGCATGCCCTTCCATTTTTGCAGGAACTCCTGCCTAAACTATCAGGCTACTCACTGGCCCCCATCTCCATCGTAAAACAAGGACGGGTAGCCATCAGTGATGAAATCGGAGAATTATTTTCCAGTAAACTAGCCATTATTCTGATCGGGGAAAGACCCGGTTTGAGTTCCCCGTATAGCATGGGGATTTACTTGACATACAACCCAAAAGCAGGAAATACAGACGAAAAACGAAACTGCATTTCCAATATCAGAGCAGGCGGTTTGCCTTATGCTTATGCAGCAGAGAAACTCGCTTTTTTAACCTCGGAGGCTCTGAGACTAAAACTATCCGGTGTCCACTTAAAGGATACTTTTGACCACCATCTATTGAACAATGAATCAGGAAAAAACTGA